The following are from one region of the Eubacterium sp. MSJ-33 genome:
- a CDS encoding putative bifunctional diguanylate cyclase/phosphodiesterase, giving the protein MLNWDAAYDYAAIYLLLIIIVWYFHEKRIPLASHRTFLVALATVFTSTGLEIVSIRLAQTYGTEGQTGFWVASTLQHLALNATPLLLAYYAIQIANIDAKQTMHAKWMLSLLGAVDVFVLVSNPFLNWVYEADGNQYTYGYGVLVLVAVAILATVACSVVVLHQGNRALTARMTVIIFHLLFVVAAVFVQLSTHVLILNLGISTVCLSLYYYLQNPNDVIDTVTRQFNRRFLGEYLHTFFLNKKPFGVIVVAMDDFKFINKTYGVENGDNLLRQVGTFMEGLHYSKTVFRLGADQFCMIVYKDLDQIDEIAKSVNERFRHPWFSENQAGIMMSASICCLNCPEDASNYGQLIEVMDYSMSMAKKMQKGVISHAGDYDLGKIKQDKAIEKAVKQALDRDELMVYYQPIFSVEKGVYNSAEALVRLNDAELGWISPEDFIPIAERNGLIIEMGEIILEKVCRFIHDFKLSQTTVEYIEVNISPVQLMQQHFSDRVKQIMEKYGVQPNQINIEITETATISMADTVNANIMDLVAYGIKFSLDDYGSGYANIEYINHMPFSIIKLDKYIIWDAFKSTKAGITLKHTIGMLNELELHIVAEGVETAEMRDHLADIGCHYMQGWYYSKAVADQDFMRLIEMQ; this is encoded by the coding sequence ATGTTGAATTGGGATGCCGCATACGATTATGCAGCGATTTATTTGCTCTTGATCATAATTGTATGGTATTTTCATGAAAAAAGAATACCGCTTGCCAGTCATCGCACCTTTTTGGTTGCCTTGGCAACTGTGTTTACGTCGACTGGGCTGGAGATTGTAAGTATAAGACTGGCACAGACATATGGCACGGAAGGACAGACAGGCTTCTGGGTAGCAAGTACGCTTCAGCATCTGGCGTTGAACGCAACCCCGTTGTTGCTTGCGTATTATGCGATACAGATTGCGAATATTGATGCAAAGCAGACGATGCACGCGAAGTGGATGTTGTCGCTGCTTGGGGCGGTGGATGTGTTTGTGCTTGTATCAAATCCTTTCTTAAACTGGGTGTATGAAGCGGACGGAAATCAATACACATATGGGTATGGCGTACTGGTATTAGTGGCCGTTGCCATACTCGCAACTGTTGCATGTTCGGTGGTGGTGCTTCACCAGGGCAACCGGGCGCTGACTGCAAGGATGACGGTTATCATATTTCATCTGTTGTTTGTTGTGGCAGCAGTATTCGTACAGTTATCGACGCATGTGTTAATCCTGAATCTCGGGATTAGTACGGTCTGCTTGTCACTATACTATTATCTGCAGAATCCGAATGACGTGATTGATACAGTTACAAGACAGTTTAACCGTCGGTTTCTGGGAGAATATCTGCACACCTTTTTCCTGAACAAGAAGCCATTTGGCGTCATTGTTGTTGCGATGGATGATTTTAAATTTATCAACAAGACATATGGTGTGGAAAATGGAGACAATCTGTTGCGGCAGGTTGGCACATTTATGGAAGGGCTGCATTATTCGAAAACGGTGTTCCGGTTAGGGGCAGATCAGTTCTGTATGATTGTGTATAAAGATCTGGATCAGATTGATGAGATTGCCAAGAGTGTCAATGAGCGGTTCCGGCATCCGTGGTTCAGTGAAAATCAGGCAGGAATCATGATGTCGGCATCTATCTGTTGTCTGAACTGCCCGGAGGATGCATCCAACTATGGTCAGTTGATCGAGGTGATGGATTATTCAATGTCCATGGCAAAAAAGATGCAGAAGGGTGTGATCTCACATGCAGGGGACTATGATCTTGGGAAGATCAAACAGGATAAGGCAATTGAGAAGGCTGTGAAGCAGGCACTGGACCGCGATGAACTCATGGTATATTATCAGCCGATATTCTCAGTAGAAAAGGGTGTATATAATTCGGCGGAAGCTTTGGTGCGTTTGAACGATGCGGAGCTTGGATGGATTTCACCGGAAGATTTTATTCCAATTGCAGAACGCAATGGACTGATTATTGAGATGGGAGAAATCATTCTTGAGAAAGTATGCCGGTTTATTCATGATTTTAAATTGTCACAGACAACCGTGGAATATATCGAGGTCAACATCAGTCCGGTGCAGCTTATGCAGCAGCATTTTTCGGATCGTGTAAAGCAGATCATGGAGAAATACGGGGTACAGCCGAATCAGATCAATATTGAAATTACAGAGACCGCAACAATCAGTATGGCGGATACGGTGAATGCCAATATTATGGATCTGGTTGCATACGGAATCAAGTTCTCTCTGGATGATTATGGATCTGGTTATGCGAATATTGAATATATCAACCATATGCCGTTTTCTATTATCAAATTAGATAAATATATTATCTGGGATGCATTTAAGAGTACAAAAGCCGGAATTACGTTGAAACATACGATCGGTATGTTGAATGAATTAGAATTGCATATTGTGGCAGAGGGCGTGGAGACCGCGGAAATGCGCGATCACCTTGCCGATATTGGCTGCCATTATATGCAGGGCTGGTATTATAGTAAGGCTGTTGCAGATCAGGATTTTATGCGTCTGATCGAGATGCAGTAG
- a CDS encoding ATP-binding protein — MYRNIINDFAGWYDQTKRKILYVKGAKGVGKTWTVRDFATAFFKQQFYINLAEDAACQDAISGEANMELLLSQRFSIDDISESIFIFDEVQIVPNCAEFFYAFRKNHPEYTICLIASSMEFTEFEYSHPDVFDILRMRPMTFEEYMIASKAHPFLDAIAKHKDTPLTNLEIGAISSMLREYLLVGGMPGIVHAYLKNRDLTVVRPMQEAMLEDYIQLTKQTFSTALYQRCKRILRSIPEQLARENKKFMYKCVDSNARSREYAEAAQALCSLGLARKLPRLTNGTLPLEEHVDYKSFELFFIDHGLLRAAYGLPMSEDIDVNDILEEKCGAIAEQFIFQELSSKIPYLYYWVSGATARVPFVYEGEDAPVPVDIRFVPNSKAQNIKTFRNKNANTKITVKISFNQVSLDGDTLNIPAYGLWNM; from the coding sequence ATGTATCGAAATATAATCAATGATTTTGCTGGCTGGTACGACCAGACAAAGCGTAAAATTCTATATGTAAAGGGAGCTAAAGGTGTCGGAAAAACCTGGACAGTACGGGATTTTGCCACCGCCTTTTTCAAACAGCAGTTTTATATCAATCTCGCTGAAGACGCTGCCTGTCAGGATGCAATATCTGGAGAAGCAAATATGGAATTATTGCTGTCTCAGCGTTTTTCCATTGACGACATATCAGAAAGTATATTTATTTTTGACGAAGTACAGATTGTTCCGAATTGTGCAGAATTCTTCTATGCCTTTCGAAAGAATCACCCGGAATACACAATCTGTCTGATTGCATCTTCCATGGAATTCACAGAATTTGAATACAGCCATCCAGATGTCTTTGATATCCTCCGGATGCGTCCGATGACATTCGAGGAGTACATGATCGCAAGCAAGGCTCACCCGTTTTTAGACGCAATTGCCAAGCACAAAGACACCCCGCTCACGAACCTTGAAATCGGAGCAATTTCTTCCATGCTGCGCGAATATCTGCTAGTTGGTGGCATGCCAGGGATTGTACATGCCTATCTGAAAAATAGAGATCTCACAGTTGTCCGTCCCATGCAGGAAGCTATGCTCGAAGATTACATTCAGCTTACAAAACAGACTTTCAGCACAGCACTCTATCAGCGCTGCAAACGTATCCTCCGAAGCATTCCGGAACAGCTTGCCCGCGAGAACAAGAAATTTATGTATAAATGTGTCGATTCCAATGCCAGAAGCAGGGAATATGCCGAAGCAGCGCAGGCTCTCTGCAGCCTTGGACTTGCCCGCAAACTTCCCCGCCTTACAAACGGAACGCTTCCACTTGAAGAGCATGTGGATTATAAATCGTTTGAATTGTTTTTCATTGATCATGGATTACTTCGTGCAGCCTATGGTCTGCCTATGAGCGAAGACATTGATGTAAATGATATTTTAGAAGAAAAATGCGGTGCCATCGCAGAACAGTTTATCTTTCAGGAACTCAGCAGCAAAATTCCTTATTTGTATTACTGGGTATCCGGTGCAACCGCCCGTGTTCCTTTTGTATACGAAGGTGAAGATGCCCCCGTGCCTGTGGATATCCGTTTTGTGCCAAACTCCAAAGCACAGAACATCAAAACCTTCCGCAACAAAAATGCAAACACAAAAATTACAGTCAAGATCAGTTTTAATCAGGTGTCTCTCGATGGAGACACCCTGAATATTCCTGCTTACGGACTGTGGAATATGTAA
- a CDS encoding AI-2E family transporter yields MKNKWNKNILQLGVMLALAGCACILFAEVIKQWKSIFGFFGNVVSAMTPIIIGLVIAFLLNPIMIYIRRGLSFLVCKIKKEAEYDSVYRKVKVPALILTVLLFLGLLVGLLWLVIPRVYESLTDLVNSTEDYINSAEAWIKKVFAQNQMIEDKLSQVLDYAENNVFTILKDKIMPNLDTIVKTLSSGVVVGIKAVMNFLIGLIVMIYLLMSKDVLLAQCKKVIYCLFSKKTGNKIMEGCSYANVVFGGFINGKILDSCIIGIICFIFTSTVHMRYAVLISVVVGVTNIIPFFGPFIGAVPGALLALMDDPIMFVVFIIWIIVLQQFDGNILGPLILGDATGISGIWVLLAILVGGDLFGVAGMILGVPVFACLYAFFAVQLRDKLRAKDLSSATGDYIRLKKFDEETGEPIYRERHDERKTLRESRMKQVFRRWMEKMHLKKHENAAKEAGKETKKDTKKNTEQDEK; encoded by the coding sequence GTGAAAAATAAGTGGAACAAAAATATTCTGCAGCTTGGTGTTATGCTTGCACTTGCCGGTTGTGCCTGCATTTTGTTTGCAGAAGTCATCAAACAGTGGAAATCTATCTTTGGATTTTTTGGCAATGTAGTATCTGCGATGACACCAATCATCATCGGACTTGTGATTGCGTTTTTGTTGAACCCGATCATGATTTATATAAGACGCGGTCTCTCCTTTTTAGTTTGTAAAATAAAAAAAGAAGCAGAATATGATTCGGTATATCGTAAGGTGAAGGTGCCTGCATTGATTTTGACTGTGCTTTTGTTCCTTGGATTACTGGTTGGACTGCTGTGGCTGGTTATCCCACGTGTGTATGAGAGTTTAACGGATCTTGTGAACAGCACAGAGGATTATATCAATTCTGCCGAGGCATGGATCAAGAAAGTATTTGCACAGAATCAGATGATTGAGGATAAATTGTCACAGGTACTTGATTATGCGGAAAATAATGTATTTACGATTTTGAAAGACAAGATCATGCCGAACCTTGACACGATCGTCAAGACGCTATCTTCCGGGGTGGTAGTCGGAATCAAGGCAGTCATGAATTTCCTGATCGGTTTGATCGTTATGATCTATTTGCTGATGAGTAAGGATGTATTGCTGGCACAGTGCAAGAAAGTAATCTACTGTCTGTTCTCGAAGAAGACAGGCAATAAGATTATGGAAGGCTGCTCGTATGCGAATGTAGTCTTCGGTGGTTTTATTAATGGTAAAATTCTAGATTCCTGTATCATTGGAATTATATGTTTCATATTTACTTCGACTGTGCATATGCGGTATGCGGTGCTGATCAGTGTAGTTGTCGGTGTGACAAATATTATTCCGTTCTTCGGACCATTTATCGGAGCTGTACCGGGTGCTCTGTTGGCACTGATGGATGATCCGATCATGTTCGTCGTATTTATTATCTGGATCATTGTATTACAGCAGTTTGACGGTAACATCCTAGGTCCATTGATCTTGGGTGATGCAACGGGAATCTCCGGTATCTGGGTATTGCTAGCAATCTTAGTTGGCGGTGACTTGTTTGGTGTGGCAGGTATGATCTTAGGTGTGCCGGTGTTTGCATGTCTGTATGCATTTTTCGCTGTACAGCTCCGGGACAAGCTGCGTGCGAAAGATTTGTCTTCAGCCACAGGCGATTATATCCGGTTGAAGAAGTTTGATGAGGAGACCGGAGAGCCGATCTACCGGGAGCGCCACGACGAGAGAAAGACACTGCGTGAAAGCCGTATGAAGCAGGTGTTCCGCCGCTGGATGGAGAAGATGCATCTGAAGAAGCATGAAAATGCGGCCAAGGAAGCAGGGAAAGAAACAAAGAAGGATACAAAAAAGAACACAGAACAGGACGAGAAATAG
- a CDS encoding Precorrin-6B methylase 2, giving the protein MAKGSYATKQILNWMEYFSKEMQVSPEKIKLLDICGKQKNVIPTVESHKRVLIFADESHEDLFYDFWEAGFGDYDMWYAVGIEEEGQVKHVKIKEVINRKITAPTVIFILNEKTRESYRIGMRNEMFSKGPIKYVGKEIRAVIMSLLGVDSQDTICLVDAESIAIEAAFVASDGTIICVENDKGAKDTMEDNVKQFGVHNVQIIPDLSEESMAKIPTPRLSFIVANKHLEEDIQRLLKKNPKMQFVIYTLELNILSGIKPLFDKYGISNMEVLQINVAKTNKDSMFVNQPAPWLITGEVL; this is encoded by the coding sequence ATGGCAAAAGGAAGCTATGCAACTAAGCAGATTTTGAATTGGATGGAGTATTTTTCAAAAGAGATGCAGGTAAGTCCGGAGAAGATCAAGCTTCTGGATATTTGTGGAAAACAGAAGAATGTAATACCGACAGTGGAAAGTCATAAGCGTGTGCTGATCTTCGCAGATGAATCGCATGAGGATCTGTTCTATGATTTCTGGGAAGCAGGCTTTGGCGACTATGATATGTGGTATGCGGTCGGTATCGAGGAAGAGGGACAGGTAAAGCATGTCAAGATCAAAGAGGTGATTAACCGCAAGATTACAGCGCCGACGGTCATCTTTATCCTGAATGAGAAGACAAGAGAGTCTTACCGGATCGGTATGCGCAACGAGATGTTCTCAAAGGGACCAATTAAATATGTTGGCAAAGAAATCCGTGCCGTGATCATGAGTCTGCTCGGTGTGGATTCGCAGGATACAATCTGTCTGGTAGATGCGGAGAGTATCGCAATTGAGGCAGCGTTTGTGGCAAGCGATGGTACGATTATCTGTGTGGAGAATGACAAAGGTGCGAAGGATACAATGGAGGACAATGTGAAGCAGTTTGGTGTGCACAATGTTCAGATCATTCCAGATCTGTCAGAAGAGTCTATGGCGAAGATCCCGACACCGCGGCTTTCCTTTATCGTGGCAAACAAGCATCTCGAAGAAGACATCCAGAGACTGCTGAAGAAGAATCCGAAGATGCAGTTCGTTATCTATACATTGGAGTTAAATATCCTGTCCGGTATCAAGCCGCTCTTTGATAAGTATGGTATTTCTAATATGGAAGTATTGCAGATCAATGTAGCGAAGACAAATAAAGACAGTATGTTTGTAAATCAGCCAGCCCCTTGGCTGATTACCGGAGAGGTGTTATAA
- a CDS encoding DUF4250 domain-containing protein — protein sequence MAIENLPKDPMMLLSFVNTRLRDDGIDLDSFCLQFQTAREDLEQKLAAVDYKYDEKLNRFV from the coding sequence ATGGCAATCGAAAATTTACCGAAGGACCCGATGATGCTCTTAAGCTTTGTGAATACAAGGCTGCGTGACGATGGCATCGATCTGGACAGTTTTTGTTTACAATTTCAGACTGCAAGAGAAGATCTCGAGCAAAAACTCGCAGCCGTGGATTATAAATATGATGAGAAATTAAACCGTTTCGTATAA
- the leuS gene encoding leucine--tRNA ligase yields the protein MRHNFKVIEKKWQKKWEDAKVFEAQDFSDKKKFYGLVEFPYPSGAGMHVGHIKAYSSVEVVSRKRRMEGYNVLFPIGFDAFGLPTENYAIKTGTHPRQITDQNIARFTEQLKRVGFSFDWSRVIDTTDEKFYKWTQWIFLKMFEKGLVFRDTALVNYCPSCKVVLSNEDSQGGKCDICHSEVVQKSKTVWYLKITEYADKLLQGLKDVDYPANVKQQQENWIGKSTGAFVNFDVDGTDEKLQIYTTRPDTLFGVTFMVIAPEHPLIDKYADKISNMEAIKAYRAECQKKTEFERTQLVKDKTGVKIEGLMGINPMNGKKIPIFIADYVMMGYGTGAIMAVPAHDQRDYDFAKTFGIDIIQVIKGGDISKEAYTGDGEMINSEFLNGFTNKKDSIARMVEEIKKMGVGEAGVQFKMKDWAFNRQRYWGEPIPLVHCPACGVVAVPYDELPLELPDVKNFEPGEDGESPLAKIDSYVNCKCPKCGGDAKRETDTMPQWAGSSWYFLRYIDPNNDKAFADRKKIDYWMPVDWYNGGMEHVTRHMIYSRFWHRFLYDLGEVNTPEPYAKRTIQGLILGPDGDKMSKSKGNVIDPLDIVEDYGADTLRTYVLFMGDYAAAAPWSDSSVKGCKRFLERVAGMVDMVSEDPSTDALEVSFHKAIKKVSSDIEETKFNTAIATLMALTNTVYSAGKLSKEQLEIFIKLLCPFAPHLTEEIWESLGHEDFLSVSAWPQYEEEKTVDATIEIGVQVNGKVRGTVLVAKDEDKDAVLARAKEIVADKLSGNIVKEIYVPGKIVNIVCK from the coding sequence ATGAGACACAATTTCAAAGTAATCGAGAAAAAATGGCAGAAGAAATGGGAAGATGCCAAGGTGTTTGAGGCACAGGACTTCTCAGACAAGAAGAAGTTCTATGGACTGGTAGAGTTCCCATACCCAAGTGGCGCTGGTATGCATGTAGGACATATCAAGGCATATTCCAGTGTGGAGGTCGTATCCAGAAAGCGTCGTATGGAGGGCTACAATGTATTGTTCCCAATCGGATTTGATGCATTTGGTCTGCCGACAGAAAACTATGCAATCAAGACAGGTACCCATCCACGTCAAATCACTGATCAGAATATCGCGCGATTTACTGAGCAGTTGAAGAGAGTAGGATTCTCATTTGACTGGAGCCGTGTGATCGATACGACAGATGAGAAGTTCTATAAGTGGACACAGTGGATTTTTCTGAAGATGTTCGAGAAGGGGCTTGTATTCCGCGACACAGCACTTGTTAACTATTGCCCAAGCTGTAAGGTTGTTCTTTCCAACGAGGACAGTCAGGGAGGAAAATGTGATATCTGCCACAGTGAAGTTGTACAGAAGTCGAAGACTGTATGGTATCTGAAGATTACAGAGTATGCAGATAAGCTTCTGCAGGGACTCAAAGATGTCGATTATCCTGCAAATGTAAAACAGCAGCAGGAGAACTGGATCGGTAAGTCTACCGGTGCATTTGTAAACTTCGATGTAGATGGAACAGATGAGAAGCTGCAGATCTATACTACAAGACCGGATACATTGTTCGGCGTAACGTTCATGGTTATCGCACCGGAACATCCGCTGATTGATAAATACGCAGACAAGATTTCGAATATGGAAGCCATCAAGGCATACCGTGCGGAGTGTCAGAAGAAGACCGAGTTTGAGCGTACACAGCTTGTTAAGGATAAGACAGGTGTGAAGATCGAGGGACTTATGGGTATCAATCCGATGAACGGCAAGAAGATTCCAATCTTTATTGCAGATTACGTTATGATGGGATATGGTACAGGTGCAATCATGGCGGTACCGGCGCATGACCAGCGTGACTATGATTTTGCAAAGACATTTGGTATAGATATCATTCAGGTTATCAAGGGCGGCGATATCTCAAAGGAAGCTTATACCGGCGATGGCGAGATGATTAACTCTGAGTTCCTGAATGGATTTACGAATAAGAAGGATTCTATCGCTCGTATGGTCGAAGAAATCAAGAAGATGGGTGTCGGTGAAGCAGGTGTACAGTTCAAGATGAAGGACTGGGCATTCAACCGTCAGAGATATTGGGGTGAGCCAATTCCTCTTGTACATTGTCCGGCTTGTGGTGTCGTAGCAGTACCTTATGATGAACTTCCTTTGGAACTTCCGGATGTGAAGAACTTTGAGCCGGGCGAGGACGGCGAGTCTCCACTTGCAAAGATTGATTCGTATGTAAACTGCAAGTGCCCAAAGTGTGGTGGTGATGCAAAGCGTGAGACAGATACGATGCCTCAGTGGGCAGGATCATCCTGGTACTTCCTGCGCTATATTGATCCGAATAATGATAAGGCATTTGCAGACCGCAAGAAGATCGACTACTGGATGCCGGTTGACTGGTACAACGGCGGTATGGAGCATGTAACAAGACATATGATTTACTCCAGATTCTGGCATCGTTTCTTATATGACTTAGGTGAGGTAAATACACCGGAGCCATATGCAAAGCGTACGATTCAGGGACTGATCTTAGGACCGGATGGCGATAAGATGAGTAAGTCGAAGGGAAATGTTATCGATCCGCTTGATATCGTAGAAGATTACGGTGCAGATACCCTTCGTACGTATGTATTGTTCATGGGTGATTATGCAGCGGCAGCTCCTTGGAGTGACAGTTCTGTAAAGGGATGTAAGCGTTTCTTGGAACGTGTAGCGGGTATGGTAGATATGGTATCCGAGGATCCGTCCACGGATGCTCTGGAAGTTAGCTTCCACAAGGCAATCAAGAAGGTAAGCAGTGATATCGAGGAGACGAAGTTTAACACTGCAATCGCAACTTTGATGGCTTTGACTAATACGGTATACAGTGCCGGTAAGCTGAGCAAAGAACAGCTTGAAATCTTTATCAAGCTTCTCTGTCCGTTTGCACCGCATTTGACAGAGGAGATCTGGGAGAGCCTTGGACATGAAGATTTCCTGTCTGTCAGCGCATGGCCACAGTATGAGGAAGAAAAGACGGTTGATGCAACAATTGAGATTGGTGTACAGGTCAACGGTAAGGTAAGAGGAACGGTTCTTGTTGCAAAGGACGAGGACAAGGATGCGGTACTTGCCCGTGCCAAGGAGATCGTCGCAGATAAGTTGTCCGGCAATATCGTAAAAGAGATTTATGTTCCGGGTAAGATCGTAAATATTGTGTGCAAGTAA
- a CDS encoding chorion class high-cysteine HCB protein 13, whose amino-acid sequence MSDLSATQCGCGCGNGFNIGNGSNCSCIWIIILLLLCGGCGGGFCGGNGCGCDNDCIWIILILLFCCGNNNGGGCGCGC is encoded by the coding sequence ATGAGCGATTTGTCAGCTACACAGTGTGGTTGCGGCTGTGGAAATGGATTCAACATCGGAAACGGCAGCAACTGCTCGTGCATTTGGATTATTATTTTGTTATTATTGTGTGGTGGCTGCGGTGGCGGTTTCTGCGGCGGAAACGGCTGTGGCTGCGACAACGACTGCATCTGGATCATCCTGATTCTTCTTTTCTGCTGCGGAAACAACAATGGTGGTGGCTGCGGCTGCGGTTGTTAA
- the pheS gene encoding phenylalanine--tRNA ligase subunit alpha, whose product MKEKLQSIREQALSKIAEAQDINLLNDIKVSILGKKGELTQVLKSMKDVAPEDRPKVGQMVNETRANIEAKLEEKMKSINSALRAEKMKRETIDVTLPGVKKIDGHRHPNQIALEDLERVFIGMGYEIVSGPEIEYDKYNFELLNIPANHPAKDEQDTFYITKDILLRTQTSPVQARIMEQGKLPIRILSPGRVFRSDEVDATHSPSFHQVEGLVVDKGITMADLKGTLDQFAKEFFGEKTKTKFRPHHFPFTEPSAEVDITCFKCGGKGCRVCKGSGWIEILGCGMVHPHVLEMCGIDPEEYSGFAFGIGLERITLLKYEIDDMRLLYENDTRFLNQF is encoded by the coding sequence ATGAAAGAAAAGTTGCAAAGCATCAGAGAACAGGCACTTTCCAAGATCGCAGAGGCACAGGATATCAACCTATTGAATGATATCAAGGTGTCGATTCTTGGTAAGAAGGGTGAATTAACCCAGGTATTGAAGAGTATGAAAGATGTGGCTCCGGAGGATCGTCCGAAGGTTGGACAGATGGTAAATGAGACACGTGCGAACATCGAGGCAAAGCTTGAGGAGAAGATGAAATCCATCAATTCGGCTCTGCGTGCAGAGAAGATGAAGCGTGAGACAATTGACGTTACACTTCCGGGTGTGAAGAAGATTGACGGCCACAGACATCCAAACCAGATTGCACTTGAAGACTTAGAGCGTGTATTTATCGGTATGGGATATGAGATCGTATCCGGGCCGGAAATCGAATATGATAAATACAACTTTGAACTTTTGAATATCCCTGCAAACCATCCGGCAAAGGATGAGCAGGATACATTCTATATCACAAAGGACATTCTGCTTCGTACACAGACATCGCCGGTACAGGCAAGAATCATGGAGCAGGGCAAGCTGCCAATCCGTATTCTGTCTCCGGGACGTGTATTTCGTTCTGACGAAGTAGATGCAACCCATTCACCATCTTTCCATCAGGTTGAGGGACTGGTTGTTGACAAAGGAATCACAATGGCGGATCTGAAGGGAACACTCGATCAGTTCGCGAAGGAATTCTTCGGTGAGAAGACAAAGACGAAGTTCCGTCCGCATCATTTCCCATTTACAGAGCCTTCTGCAGAGGTGGATATTACCTGCTTTAAGTGCGGTGGCAAGGGCTGCCGCGTATGTAAGGGAAGCGGCTGGATTGAGATTCTTGGTTGCGGTATGGTTCATCCGCACGTGCTGGAAATGTGCGGTATTGATCCGGAAGAGTATTCGGGATTCGCATTTGGTATCGGTTTGGAGCGTATCACACTCCTGAAGTACGAGATTGATGATATGCGTCTCTTGTACGAAAATGACACAAGATTTTTGAATCAGTTCTAA